A stretch of DNA from Hyalangium ruber:
AGTGCGCCATCGAGCTGGTGGATCTCGCGCTCACGCCGAATAACAAGGACTACACCATCCTCGTCGCCGATCGCGGCGGCACCCTCGTGGGCTACATCTGCTACGGCCCCACGCCGATGACGGAGGGCACCTACGACTTGTACTGGATCGCCTCGGACCCGGCGGTGCGCGGGCAGGGCGTGGGCGCCTCGCTCATCGCCGGCATGGAGGGAGACCTTCGGCGGCGCACCGCGCGGGCCATCCGCGTGGAGACGAGCGCCACGGAGGCCTACGGCCCCACCCGCGGCTTCTACGCCTCGATGAAGTACACCGAGGAGTCCCGGTTCCGGGATTTCTACAAGGTCGGGGATGACCTCATCGTCCTGGCCAAGCGGCTCTAATCCGCGAACAAAACGCCGCTACATCCGTTAAGAGGGGGGAGATGACCCGCACACGTCCCCTGCTCCCCCTGTTGGGCCTGGCCGTGGCGCTGCTGAGCGCGGCGCCGGTGCTGGCCCAGGCCCCTGCGGGGGCTCCCCGCCCGGCCGCCAAAGCCGCCACCGTCTCCGACGCCCTCAAGGTCCCTCGCCCCAAGGGAGGCGAGTGGCTGGGGCTGTACTTGATGGACAAGAAGGTCGGCTACTTCTTCACGGACCTGGCCCTGGTGCCCGGGCGCACCGACCAGGTGAAGAGCATCAATGAGCTGGTCTTCAAGGCCACCGTGGGCACCCGGGTCTCCGAGCGCGTCCACCGCGAGGAGCGCATCTACGAGGCCAAGCCCAACGGCCGGCTGCTGTCCTTCGTGGTGGAGCAGCGCGGCGATGGCGGCGACCAGCGCATGGAGGGCACCAACACGCCCCAGGGCCTTCGCGTGGTGCGCAAGCGCCCGGGCCTGCCGGATGAGCTGCGCACCCTGCCCGCGAGCCCCGAGAAGGTGGAGGACGCGGACCAGGCGCGCGTGGCCGTCTTCCGCAAGGCCACGGTGGAGGGCACCATCACCGACGGCACGGACCTGACGAGCTACAAGGTCACCACCACGGTGGAGCCGGCCGAGGAGCGCATGGTGCGCGGGGTGAAGGTGCGGCTGGGCAAGGCGCAGACGATCTCCGAGAAGGAGAAGGTGCCGGTGCTGGCCTACGTGACCGAGCAGGGCGAGATGGTGGAGGTGGACTTCGGCCAGACGATGAAGGCGCGCTCGGAGTCGGAGGCCGTCGCCAAGCGGCTGGACGTGGTGGAGGTGTTCGGGCTCACACGCATCGTCCTGCCCCGGCAGTTGCCCACCGAGGCGCGGGCCATTCCGGGCCGGGCGGTGATGGTGATGACGGGGCTGCCGGAGAAGTTCCAGAAGGACAACTACCGGCAGAAGTACGTGCGCATGCCGAACGGGCAGGTGGAGGTGACACTGTCGGCGGACTTCCCCAAGCCGACCCACCTCAAGCCGCTGCCGCTGGCGGATCCCGAGGGCGGCGACAACCTCAAGGCGACCATCATCGTCGAGAGCGACAACGCGGACATCATCAAGCTGTCCAAGCAGCTGGTGGGCAAGGAGAAGGACGCGCACGCGGCGGCCCGGAAGATCAACGAGTGGGTCGCCAAGAACCTGGTGAAGGACTACGGGGCGAGCGCGGACCGGGCCTCAGACGTGCTGCGGCAGATGAAGGGCGACTGCACCGAGCACTCGCTGCTGGCGGTGGCGCTGCTGCGCGCCGCGGGCATCCCCGCCCGGCGGGTGGACGGCGTCGTCTACATGGTGAACGAGGACAAGGTGCCCGCCTTCTACTGGCACGAGTGGGTGGAGGCCTACGTGGGCGAGTGGACCCAGATGGACCCCACCTTCAACCAGCCGGTGGCGGACGCCACGCACTTCGCCGTGGGCCAGGAGGGCAACGCGGAGATCACCCCGCTCATCGGCCAGCTCAAGGTGGTGGAGGTGAAGGACAAGCCCTCGGCCACGCCGGGGCGCTGAGCCGTCACCTCGGGGCACGCCCCGCGCTGGCGCTCACTTGCGCTGGCGCAGCATGTCCCGGGCGTACCAGGCCAGCAGCGGCTGCTTGCTGGAGGCCGCGTTCCACAGCGCCGTGCGCGCCGATACCGAGAGCCTCGGGAAGGCGCGCAGGGAGCTGGCGGCCGCCACGCGCAGTTCCAGCTCCAACAGCTCGTCCATGATGACGGTGGCCAGCGCATCGAGCGCGGCCTCGTGGTGCGTGGCGAACTCCGAGTGGCTCAGGCGCGATGCCGCCGCGACGCGCAGCTCCACGTCCGCGGTGGACAGCAGCCGCACGAGCAGATCCCAGGCCTCGGGCCGGTGCGCTCCCAGGTCCCAGACGAAGCTCTTGATGCCGCTCTGGATGTGCCGGTCTCCCTCGTCCAGCCGCTGGATGAGCACGGTAAGGACGCGCTCGGCGATGGGATGGAAGAAGCGCGCCTCCTGACGGCAGATGCCGATGCTGCCCACCGCGCGCAGCAGCGCGGCCAGCGCCTCGGTGCCCACGGGAGCGGCCAGCGCCCGCGCCAGCAATTCCACCTGCTCCGGGGCCTCGGCGCAGATGCGCGCGATGGCGGCGGCGGCGTACTCCCGCTCGGCCGCATCGCTCTCGGTGGAGAGGATGCGCTCGAGCACGCTCTCCACGGCCTCGGCTGCCTCGCCCCCGTAGTCGCCGATCTCCCGCAGCGCCCGGCCCCGCATCTCCGCGTCGCCGTAGCGCAGTTGCAGCACCAGGTCGCGGATGCGCCCCAGCCGCGCCTCGGCGTCATCCGGCAGCGCGGGCCGCGACAGGTCCAGGTCCAGGAAGTCCGTGACGAGGCAGACGGGCTGCCCGTCCTCGCCCAGGCCCCACCACGAGGTGGAGACGCCCTGCGCCCGGGACTCGGCGCCGGGGGTGGGAGACGAGAAGGCGATGATGTTGGCGCCGGACCTGGGCTCCAGCGTCAGCGCGGTGCTCGACCACATGGGCGAGGAGTGCGCGGTGAAGGTGTCGACGAACTGGCGGCTCCGGTCCGGCACGCGCTCCACCACGTCCGCGTCGAGGAACGCGGTGATGTCCGGCTCGGCCCGATAGCCATGGCGCGGGTGGGGCGGCAGCACCCGGGCGGGCTCTCCGCGCGTGGCCCGCTCCCAGCGCACCGGCCGCGACTCCTCGAAGCGGACCATGGCCATGGCGATGGACTCATGGGCGGCGGAGGAGCCCGTGCGCCGGGTGCGGATGACACTGAGGAGGACGGGGTAGCGCCCCGGAGGGACGGCGCGAGAGAACGGCTCCCGGTGGTTGAGGGTAAGCAGCACCAGCAGGTGGGCGCCGGGCAGCGGCCGGGGCGGCAAGGTGAGCGGGTTGCACACCACGATGCGGCCGCTGGTGAGCACCAGCGTCCCCGCATGGTGCGTGTACACAGCCACCGGCCGGCCCCGTGAGAGCAAGACCCGCTCGTTCTCGAACGCGGACAGCAGGTCTGGCCCGGTACTGCGCACAGCCATCGGAGGCACCTCTGCCGGGCCAGTCTACCCCTTTCCTACTTCGCGCGCTGGAAGACGCTCTCGGCCAGCGAATAGTTGTCACGCTGGTTGGGGTGGAAGCCCGGGCGGAAGTACTCCAGGAAGATGCCCAGTGAACGAAGCGCCATCCGGCTCGGGCCGAACAGCAGCGCCTTGAAGTCCCGCCACGTCCGCTTGCGCCACAGCTCCCCGTCCTGCCGCAGCAGCATCACCATGCCCGTGCCGATGAAGCCCAGCACCACCACGCCCCCCAGCAGCACCCCCGCCATCCGCAGCAGGTAGGAGCGGCTCGTGCGCCGCAGCAGCTCGAACGCCATCTCCTTGTGTTCGATCTCCTCGGCGGCGTGCCACTCCCAGAGCTCGGCCATGAAGGGCTCGGCCGGCTTCATCATCTGATCCGCCAGGACGATCTCCGCCAGCAGCGCCGTGAGGTGCTCGAAGCCGGCGATCATCGACATGCTCACCCGCTGCCCCAGCCCCTTCTCGAACCAGTGGGTGAAGATGCGCTCCGAGGCGCTCAGATAGCCTTCGATCTGGTAGCCCTGCTCTCTCAGGTTGTTCAGGAACTTCTCATGCACGTAGGAGTGGGTGGCCTCCTGGCCCATGAAGCCGCGCACCTGGCGGGAGAACTCGGTGTCCTCCTTCAGCTCGGGCAGGCGGTCGCGCATGACGCGCACCATGAACTCCTCGAAGGACACCACGAAGAGGTTGATGGCATTGAAGAAGTGGGACTGGGTAGGACTGCCCGCCAGCCAGTGCTTTGGAATGGAGCTGGGGAAGGTGAAGGCCGTACGCCGGGGCCGTAGGTGGGATGGATCGAGCGCTCTGCGCTCGAAGCGAGACATCGGCTGCACGTAAACGGAGGACTGCGAACCAGCGACCGGGGCCTGCGGTGACGCGAAGCTTGAAGCCGTCATGATGTGTTCCCCCTCACCCGTAGCGTTCTCAGCGACGCGGCCAGAATACGAGGATGGTTGGGGGTGCCACCATCTACGCCACGAACGATTCAATGTTGCCTTGAAATCAACAATGATCAGCGTGTCTCGAGGTCGGCGCTGGCGAGACGATAGGCACTGCGCCGACAGAGGGAAGTGGGCTCGCGAAGGGTGTGTCCGGCCCCGGTTGAGTACTCTGGCAGTGAAGGAAAAGAGAGCCTCTCTCGGCGGCGGAACGCCCGGAGGCGCTCAACCAGGATGCCGGCGCGATCACGAATCGTGCCGCCGCCGAGAGCTGCTCTTGCAGCGGGGGCCCCCCCAGGAACCCGCTGCGTAAGCGAGGCCAGGATAGGGTCCGGATTCCAGCACCGGCACCCCCTCAAACTTCGACAGAGTGTTGAAGCTGCGTTAACAATCCCGGGCGTGCTGAGCAAACTGGACGATGTGGTCGTCTTCGTCGCGGTGGCGGACGCGGGGGGTTTCACGGCCGCGGCGCGTCGGCTGGGACTCACCACGGCGGCGGTGAGCAAGGCCATCACCCGGCTCGAGCAGCGGCTGTCCACGCGCTTGTTCACGCGGACCACCCGCGCGGTACACATGACGGACGCGGGCTCGCGCTACTACACCCGCTGCCGGCCCGCGCTGGAGGAGCTGGCCCGTGGGGAGGACGAGGCCCTGGAAGAGGCGGGCTCGATGCGGGGCCGCATCCGCGTGGAGCTGCCGACTTCCTTTGGCCGCACCATCGTCATCCCGCTGCTGGCGGAGTTCCAGCGCACCTACCCGGACATCGCGCTCGATATCCGGTTGAACGACCGGTACGTGGACCTCGTGGAGCAGAGCGTCGACGTGGCGGTCCGCTTCGGCACGCTCAAGGACTCCACCCTCAACGTCCACCGGCTGGGCATGTCGCGCACCTGCACGTGCGCCTCGCCCGCCTACCTGGAGCAGTATGGCGCCCCGCGCTCCATCGCCGAGTTGGAGCAGCACCGCCTCATCACCTACCTGTCCCAGCAGACGCGGCGCCCCTACCCGTGGTTCTTCCGGGTGAATGGCGAGGTGCAGACCCAGCTGCAGAAGTCGCGAATCGAGATCGACGACAGCGGCGCGAACCGGGCCCTCGCGGTGGCGGGCGCGGGCATCATCCAGGACCTGAGCTGCCACCTCTGGGAGGATCTCCTCACCGGCCGGCTCGTGGAGATCCTCTCCGAGTTCTCGGCTCCCGCCCTGGAGGTCTCCCTCGTCTTCCCCTCCGGGCGGGACATGCCCTCGCGCGTGCGCGCCGTGGTGAAGTTCCTGCGCACGCGGCTCACGGCGAATGTGATCGACCCGCTGAGGTAAGCTCAGCCGCGCGAGGGGGCCTGGAGCCTTCGCGCCAGCTCCTCCGCGTCCGTCAGGGGACGCTCGCAGGCGAAGCCTCGGCAGACGTAGGCCGTGCCCTGGCCTCCCACCGGCTCCCGGCCCTCGAAGAGCTCCTGGAGGAGCGGAGGCGGCGCCACGCCCGACTCCTTCCACCCGAAGCTGAAGGTGGGTGCGAAGACACGATTGGCGGAGGCAAGCAGCGGGGTCACCTGTGCGCGCGTACCCGCGAAGGTGACGCCGGCGGCCCCATCGAGGAGCGAGTCCGCGACGAGGGCCAGGTAGCCGTAGCCCATGGGGTTCTCCTCGATGGGCCGCCGCATGCGCGCCAGGTAGCGCTCGGCCAGCTCCAGGTGGGACTTGTCCCCGGTGAGCGCGGCGAGCGCCACCTGCGCCTCGGTGAGCGTGGAGGCTCCCGAGGGGTAGGCGTTGTCGAAGAGGGAGTAGGTGGCCACCACCAGGTCCTTCTGCCCCTTGGGCGCGGAGAGGTAGGCCTGCTTCTCCGCGTCCCAGAAGAGCGTCACCGCGCGCTCCACCAGCGCGGCGGCGGCCTTCAGGTACTTCACCTCGAAGGTGGCCTGGTAGAGCGCGGTGAGCCCGGAGGCCAGGTCCCCGTAGTCCTCCAGGAAGCCGTCGATGCGCCCGCCGCTCTCCTCATAGGAGCGCACCAGCCGCGTCCCGTCCCACATGCGGGAGAGCACGAAGTCCGCCGCGCCCGCCGCGAGCTGGGCCCACTCCGGACGCCCGAAGACCCGCGAGGCGAGCGAGAGCCCGCGAATCATCAGCCCGTTCCAGCCCGCGAGCAGCTTGTCGTCCCGCCCCGGCTTCACGCGCTTGTCCCGCGCCTCGAAGAGCGTCTTGCGAGCGGCGGCCAGCTGGCCCTCCACCGCCTCCACCGTGAGCCCACGCTCCTGGGCGAGCTGCGCCGAGGGGATGGCCACCTCCAGCACCGTGGTGCCGTGCTCGAAGTTCCCCTGCGGGGTGATGCGGAAGTGGCGCAGCACCAGCTCGGCCTGCTCCGGCGGGAGCAGCGCGCTCACCTCCTCCGGGCGCCAGACGAAGAACTTGCCCTCCTCTCCTTCGCTGTCGGCGTCCTGGGCGGCGTAGAAGCCCCCGCGCGCGTCCGTCATCTCGCGCCGCACGTACTCCACCGTCTCCTCCACCACCTTGCGCCACAGCGGCCGGGACTCCACCTGCTCGGCCTCCGCGTACAGGTGCAGGAGCTGGGCGTTGTCGTAGAGCATCTTCTCGAAGTGCGGCACCAGCCACCGCTCATCCACCGAGTAGCGGTGGAAGCCGCCTCCGAGCTGGTCGTAGATGCCGCCCAGCGCCATCTTCTCCAGGGTCTTCGTCACCGCGTCCTTGAGCGCCACGGGGCCGCCGCGCCGCCACGCACGCAGCATGAAGGACACGTCCATGGGGTTGGGGAACTTGGGGGCGCCACCGAAACCCCCGTGGATCGTGTCCACGTTGCGCAGCATCCCCTCGCCCATCTTCACCATGTCCGCCGCCGTGAACGTCCCGGGCTGCGCGTCCAGCCCGTAGGCGGCCAGCTCCCCCAGTCCTTCGTGGAAGGACTCCGCCTGTTGCAGCACCTGCTCCCGCTGGTGGGTCCACGCGGCATGGAGCGCCTCCAGCAGCCGGGGGAAGCCGGGGCGGCCGTACTTGTCCGTCGGCGGGAAATAGGTGCCCCCGTAGAAGGGCCGCAGGTCCGGCGTGAGGAACACCGTCAGGGGCCAGCCGCCGCCCTGACTCATGAGCTGCACCACGCCCTGGTAGATCTGATCGAGGTCCGGCCGCTCCTCGCGGTCCACCTTGATGTTGATGAACCAGTCGTTCATCAACTTCGCGATGTCGGGGTTCTCGAAGGACTCGTGCGCCATCACGTGGCACCAGTGGCACGCCGAATAGCCCACGGAGAGCAGGATGGGCTTGTCCTCGGCCCGGGCCCGCGCGAGGGCCTCGTCTCCCCAGGGGTACCAGTCCACGGGGTTGTGGGCGTGCTGCCGCAGGTAGGGCGAGGGCTCTTTGCCGAGGCGGTTGCTCGGACCAGACGGCGTCGAAGAGGAGGCCATGGAGTGCAGAGATAGAAAGACGCGGGCGGTGTGGGCAAGCAAGGACTGGGAGTTGCAATAAATCCCGGCGTGGAGCGTTCACGTGCAGTCACCCCGTGCGTTCAGGTTCCAAGGATTGACTCCCCCCGCCGGTTGCTGAATGAACGCGCGCCTTCACGCAGCCCCTGCCCCTCGACGCACATGCAAGCCACTCGATTCTCCTGGGTCCACGCCCTTTCCCTCGCCGCGCTCCTGGCCGCCGTGCCCCTCTCCGTCCAGGCGCAGCCCTCGAGAGCGCCGCGCGTCTGCCAGCGCTACGACGTCCCCGTGTCCCTGGCCGCCGGACAGCCCGCCACCTCGCATGTCGCCGCATGGCTGTGCGCGCGCGGCGAGCTCACGGCGAACCGCACCGTGCAGGTGCTGCTCTCCGGCAACACCTACGGCAGCACCTACTGGGACTTCCCCTACCGCCCCGAGGTGTACTCCTACGTCCATTGGATGACCGACGCCGGCTACGTCACCCTCAGCGTGGACCGCATCGGCATCGGCAAGAGCAGCCGCCCCTCTTCCCTCTCCGTGACCATGGAGAGCAACGCCTGGACCATTCAGCAGGTCGTCGAGAAGCTCGCGGATGGCTCGCTGTCGGGCGTGGCCTTCTCGAAGATCGTCCTCGTCGGCCACTCGTATGGCTCGGCCGTCGGGATGCTCGTCGCCAGCCGCTCCAGCGCGGTGGATGGACTCATCGCCAGCGGCATGCTCCACGGCACGGGCTATGGCCTGATCTTCAACGCCGCCGCCATGTACCCCGCGCAGCTCGACCTGCGCTTCTTCGGCCAGCCCATTCCACTCGGCTACCTCACCACGAACCTCCTGGGCCGCGGCGTGTTCTACTGGACCCCAGGCGCCGAGGCCGCCGTCATCGCCGCCGATGCCGAGACCAAGGAGACGATGACGCTGGAGGAGACGCTCACCCAGCAACAGGGGCTCAACGCCTCCGCCTCGCTGAGCGTGCCGGTGCTCTCGGTCGTCGGTGACTACGACGCCACGTTCTGCGGCGTGCCCACCTGCTCACAGCCCGGCAGCGCGGCCGCGAACGAGCCCAACTTCTTCCCGCCCGCGGCCCAGCTCGAGGTGCGGGTGATTCCCAGCGCTGGACACAACCTGAACCTGCACACCAACGCCCAGACGTGGTTCGCCGTGGCGCAAGAGTGGCTCGACCGGCGCTTCGGTCCTTGAGCGCGCGGATGCGGCACCGCCGCTGAAACGGCGATTGCCAACGGGCTCCGGGTGCGCTTTGTCGGAGGCGTGGCCGTTCCCCTCTCTTCCCCTACCCCTGGCCTGAAGCTCTGCCTCGTCCTGCTCGGGGCAGGGGTCGCGGCGCGGCTCGCGCTCGCGCTCGGCACGGACATCTACTTCGACGAGGCGTACTACTGGCAGTGGTCGCGGCACCTCGACTGGGGCTACTACGACCACCCGCCGCTCATCGCCTGGCTCATCGCCGCGCTGGGCATCCGCCCCGTGGCGCTGCTGTGCGGCCTGGGCACCGTGGCCGCGGTGTGGGGACTCGCGAGGGATGTCCACGGCAGCCGCGAGGCCGCCTGGCGCGCGGCGGCGCTATGGAGCGTGGTGCCCGCCGCCGTTCTCTGCGGCGTGTGGGCCCTGCCGGACACGCCGCTGCTGCTCTTCTGGACGCTGGCGCTATGGGCGCTGTGGCGCGAGAAGTGGGTGCTGGCGGGCCTGGCCTCGGGGCTGGCGCTGCTGTCGAAGTACCCGGCCGTGCTGCTCGCGCTGGCCTTCCTCGCCACGGCGGTGCGCATGCGGCGGCTGCCCAAGGGCGCGTGGCTGACGGCGCTGCTGGGCGTCCTGCTCTTCCTACCGGTGGTGGTGTGGAACGCCCAGCGGGAGTGGGTGGGCTTCGCCTTCCAGCTCAAGCACGGCTTGGGAGGCACGGGCGGGCTGAAGTCCCTGGGAGAGTTCCTCGGAGGCCAGCTCGCGCTCGGTGGACCCGTGCTGCTGCCGCTGGCGCTGGTGTATGCGGTTCGGGGCCCGCGTGAGCAGTTCCTCCTGCGCGCGGCGGCGGTGGTGCCGCTGCTCTTCTTCGGGTACGCGGCGGTGCGCACGCGCGGCGAGGCCAACTGGCCCGCGGCGGCGTACGTGGCGGCCTGCGTGGGCGTGGCGGGGATGCGGCCCGCCTGGTTCCGGGCAGCGGCCTTCAGCGGATTGGCCGTGGTGCTGGCGGTGGGCTCGCACCTGCTCTTCCCGCTGCTGCGCTTCGAGCGGGACGTGCCGCTCTCGCGCACCCATGGCTGGTCCGCCCTCTCAGCGCTCGCGGATCCGCAGCGGCTCTTCCCCACCTTCGACTCGAGGGACCTCGCCATCGTCTACGCGCCCAACTACCAGCTCGCCTCGCAGGCGGCCCGTTACGCGGGAGTGGTGGTGGACACCGAGGGCCCTGGCCGCATGAGCCAATACGACTTGTGGCCCAAGCCCATCATCATTCCGGGGATGGATGCCCTCTGGTTCTCCGAGGGCCCGCCTCCGCCCGAGGAGCTGGCGTGGCGGTTCAAGGACGTGGAGGGCCCCGTGGAGCTGCCCGTGGACTTCCGAGGCCGGCGGGTCCACACCTTCCGCATCTGGAGACTTCGGGACGCGCTCTCCGAGTGAGTCGCCCTACCCGACCTCGTCGGGGTTCATGACTCGCTCCATTCGGTGACGAGGAAGGTCCCTTCCCGGGTGAGGCGGACGAAGTAGAGCGCGTCGAAGCCCTCGGCGAGGCTCGGCCACCGGAGCACCTTGCGCGTGGCGTAGATCCCCACCTCGGGCACCCGGGCCTTGCCGACGCGTAATGCATTGCGCGCGAGGCAGTCTTCCAGGCGCGACTCGAAGGCGTAGCCCACGACGCGAGCGCCCTTCTCCTTGCCGAGGGCGATGAGCGGCGCACGGCTCTCAGGCGTGGGGTTGGTGTTGTCCACCGCCACCGAGCGGCCCGCCTCCAGCGCCTCGGAAATGTGCCGCTGCTGGCGGGCATCCCGCTTGCGCGCGTGGGGCCACAGGTCCTTGCTCACCAACACGTGCGTATCGGCGAAGCGCTCTCGATAGAAGCTGCTCTTGCCGGAGCCCTGCAGACCGATGAAGAGGACGAGTTCCATGGTTGTTGGATGGCAGGCGCCAGAGCCCTCCTGCTGGGTAGGTAGCACCCCCACCTGCGACTGCCCACATTGCCGCGCCGTTTGAACGCGATCACAGAGGGGATCACGTCCATGAAGCTCTCTCGGCTGGTGCTTCTGACGCTGCTATGGCCTCTGGAGAACGGACACACCCAGGGCGCTTCTCACCCTCCCGACAATCCGAAAGTCATCGAAGCAACACTGGTCCCTCCGAGTCTCCTATCTGACTCTCCCGCCACCTACCCCTCCGACTTGAAGGGCGAGAGCGGTGAAGTCTCCCTGGAGCTGCTGGTGGATGAGACCGGCCAGGTGGCTCAGGTCTCCGTCGTGGACGCGACGAATGAGCGCTTCGCTCAGGCTGCTCGGGAAGCGGCTCGGCACCTGTCCTTCAACCCCGCGACCCAGGGAGGACAACCCGTCGCGGTGCGCCTGCCGTTCGTCTATCGCTTCGAGCCTCCCGCCCCACCTCCAGAGCTCGTGCGACTGAGAGGATCGGTACGGACCCGAGGAACACGTCGGCCCTTGAGTACCGCGGCCCTGTTCGTCGATGGCGGCCCGTCGCCAACCCAGACGGACGCGGAGGGGCTCTTCACGCTGGAGCTCCCTCCGGGAGTACACGCCCTCGAGGTTCGCGCGGCCGGCCACGTGCCCCAGACCTTCCGAGAGACGCTCCAGACAGGGCAGGAGCTGGAAGTCATCTACCGCCTGGAGCCGCTCACGCTGAGCCCCTATGAGACGGTGGTGCGGGACGAACGCGAGCGCACGGAAGTCTCTCGCATCACCCTGCGCGAGCAGGAGCTGCGCGAAGTCCCCGGCACCCAGGGCGATCCCTTTCGCGTGGTGATGTTGATGCCCGGGGTGGGCAGCCTGGCCTCGGGCGCCTCCTATCCGGTGGTGCGCGGCAGTCAGCCCGCGGCGACGGGCTTCTTCCTCGATGGCATTCGCGTCCCCATGCTCTACCACCTGCTGGTGGGGTCCGCCGTGGTGCATCCGGACTTCATCGAGTCGCTCGACTTCCACCCGGGGATGCCCTCCGTCCGGTACGGGCGGCTGCTG
This window harbors:
- a CDS encoding GNAT family N-acetyltransferase; its protein translation is MDLALTPNNKDYTILVADRGGTLVGYICYGPTPMTEGTYDLYWIASDPAVRGQGVGASLIAGMEGDLRRRTARAIRVETSATEAYGPTRGFYASMKYTEESRFRDFYKVGDDLIVLAKRL
- a CDS encoding transglutaminase-like domain-containing protein yields the protein MTRTRPLLPLLGLAVALLSAAPVLAQAPAGAPRPAAKAATVSDALKVPRPKGGEWLGLYLMDKKVGYFFTDLALVPGRTDQVKSINELVFKATVGTRVSERVHREERIYEAKPNGRLLSFVVEQRGDGGDQRMEGTNTPQGLRVVRKRPGLPDELRTLPASPEKVEDADQARVAVFRKATVEGTITDGTDLTSYKVTTTVEPAEERMVRGVKVRLGKAQTISEKEKVPVLAYVTEQGEMVEVDFGQTMKARSESEAVAKRLDVVEVFGLTRIVLPRQLPTEARAIPGRAVMVMTGLPEKFQKDNYRQKYVRMPNGQVEVTLSADFPKPTHLKPLPLADPEGGDNLKATIIVESDNADIIKLSKQLVGKEKDAHAAARKINEWVAKNLVKDYGASADRASDVLRQMKGDCTEHSLLAVALLRAAGIPARRVDGVVYMVNEDKVPAFYWHEWVEAYVGEWTQMDPTFNQPVADATHFAVGQEGNAEITPLIGQLKVVEVKDKPSATPGR
- a CDS encoding DUF4241 domain-containing protein — its product is MAVRSTGPDLLSAFENERVLLSRGRPVAVYTHHAGTLVLTSGRIVVCNPLTLPPRPLPGAHLLVLLTLNHREPFSRAVPPGRYPVLLSVIRTRRTGSSAAHESIAMAMVRFEESRPVRWERATRGEPARVLPPHPRHGYRAEPDITAFLDADVVERVPDRSRQFVDTFTAHSSPMWSSTALTLEPRSGANIIAFSSPTPGAESRAQGVSTSWWGLGEDGQPVCLVTDFLDLDLSRPALPDDAEARLGRIRDLVLQLRYGDAEMRGRALREIGDYGGEAAEAVESVLERILSTESDAAEREYAAAAIARICAEAPEQVELLARALAAPVGTEALAALLRAVGSIGICRQEARFFHPIAERVLTVLIQRLDEGDRHIQSGIKSFVWDLGAHRPEAWDLLVRLLSTADVELRVAAASRLSHSEFATHHEAALDALATVIMDELLELELRVAAASSLRAFPRLSVSARTALWNAASSKQPLLAWYARDMLRQRK
- a CDS encoding metal-dependent hydrolase gives rise to the protein MSRFERRALDPSHLRPRRTAFTFPSSIPKHWLAGSPTQSHFFNAINLFVVSFEEFMVRVMRDRLPELKEDTEFSRQVRGFMGQEATHSYVHEKFLNNLREQGYQIEGYLSASERIFTHWFEKGLGQRVSMSMIAGFEHLTALLAEIVLADQMMKPAEPFMAELWEWHAAEEIEHKEMAFELLRRTSRSYLLRMAGVLLGGVVVLGFIGTGMVMLLRQDGELWRKRTWRDFKALLFGPSRMALRSLGIFLEYFRPGFHPNQRDNYSLAESVFQRAK
- a CDS encoding LysR substrate-binding domain-containing protein — translated: MLSKLDDVVVFVAVADAGGFTAAARRLGLTTAAVSKAITRLEQRLSTRLFTRTTRAVHMTDAGSRYYTRCRPALEELARGEDEALEEAGSMRGRIRVELPTSFGRTIVIPLLAEFQRTYPDIALDIRLNDRYVDLVEQSVDVAVRFGTLKDSTLNVHRLGMSRTCTCASPAYLEQYGAPRSIAELEQHRLITYLSQQTRRPYPWFFRVNGEVQTQLQKSRIEIDDSGANRALAVAGAGIIQDLSCHLWEDLLTGRLVEILSEFSAPALEVSLVFPSGRDMPSRVRAVVKFLRTRLTANVIDPLR
- a CDS encoding thioredoxin domain-containing protein, which produces MASSSTPSGPSNRLGKEPSPYLRQHAHNPVDWYPWGDEALARARAEDKPILLSVGYSACHWCHVMAHESFENPDIAKLMNDWFINIKVDREERPDLDQIYQGVVQLMSQGGGWPLTVFLTPDLRPFYGGTYFPPTDKYGRPGFPRLLEALHAAWTHQREQVLQQAESFHEGLGELAAYGLDAQPGTFTAADMVKMGEGMLRNVDTIHGGFGGAPKFPNPMDVSFMLRAWRRGGPVALKDAVTKTLEKMALGGIYDQLGGGFHRYSVDERWLVPHFEKMLYDNAQLLHLYAEAEQVESRPLWRKVVEETVEYVRREMTDARGGFYAAQDADSEGEEGKFFVWRPEEVSALLPPEQAELVLRHFRITPQGNFEHGTTVLEVAIPSAQLAQERGLTVEAVEGQLAAARKTLFEARDKRVKPGRDDKLLAGWNGLMIRGLSLASRVFGRPEWAQLAAGAADFVLSRMWDGTRLVRSYEESGGRIDGFLEDYGDLASGLTALYQATFEVKYLKAAAALVERAVTLFWDAEKQAYLSAPKGQKDLVVATYSLFDNAYPSGASTLTEAQVALAALTGDKSHLELAERYLARMRRPIEENPMGYGYLALVADSLLDGAAGVTFAGTRAQVTPLLASANRVFAPTFSFGWKESGVAPPPLLQELFEGREPVGGQGTAYVCRGFACERPLTDAEELARRLQAPSRG
- a CDS encoding alpha/beta hydrolase; amino-acid sequence: MQATRFSWVHALSLAALLAAVPLSVQAQPSRAPRVCQRYDVPVSLAAGQPATSHVAAWLCARGELTANRTVQVLLSGNTYGSTYWDFPYRPEVYSYVHWMTDAGYVTLSVDRIGIGKSSRPSSLSVTMESNAWTIQQVVEKLADGSLSGVAFSKIVLVGHSYGSAVGMLVASRSSAVDGLIASGMLHGTGYGLIFNAAAMYPAQLDLRFFGQPIPLGYLTTNLLGRGVFYWTPGAEAAVIAADAETKETMTLEETLTQQQGLNASASLSVPVLSVVGDYDATFCGVPTCSQPGSAAANEPNFFPPAAQLEVRVIPSAGHNLNLHTNAQTWFAVAQEWLDRRFGP
- a CDS encoding ArnT family glycosyltransferase, which encodes MAVPLSSPTPGLKLCLVLLGAGVAARLALALGTDIYFDEAYYWQWSRHLDWGYYDHPPLIAWLIAALGIRPVALLCGLGTVAAVWGLARDVHGSREAAWRAAALWSVVPAAVLCGVWALPDTPLLLFWTLALWALWREKWVLAGLASGLALLSKYPAVLLALAFLATAVRMRRLPKGAWLTALLGVLLFLPVVVWNAQREWVGFAFQLKHGLGGTGGLKSLGEFLGGQLALGGPVLLPLALVYAVRGPREQFLLRAAAVVPLLFFGYAAVRTRGEANWPAAAYVAACVGVAGMRPAWFRAAAFSGLAVVLAVGSHLLFPLLRFERDVPLSRTHGWSALSALADPQRLFPTFDSRDLAIVYAPNYQLASQAARYAGVVVDTEGPGRMSQYDLWPKPIIIPGMDALWFSEGPPPPEELAWRFKDVEGPVELPVDFRGRRVHTFRIWRLRDALSE
- a CDS encoding ATP-binding protein, with product MELVLFIGLQGSGKSSFYRERFADTHVLVSKDLWPHARKRDARQQRHISEALEAGRSVAVDNTNPTPESRAPLIALGKEKGARVVGYAFESRLEDCLARNALRVGKARVPEVGIYATRKVLRWPSLAEGFDALYFVRLTREGTFLVTEWSES